From Malaya genurostris strain Urasoe2022 chromosome 2, Malgen_1.1, whole genome shotgun sequence:
gtgaatgaatcccttctgtatttaccttaaatagggtttagcagattgtttggcatcttttagggggtgccgaatttacttctgctcgtacatactgcgaatcgttctgcattcttccgggagtgcagaatggtgtcgcttttgtaagatcttcaaatcctctcgggggttggaggttttattaacagcggactgttcgggacctcgtagaggttcagaatttacttctgcttccactaaatgtgatcctcagcagattgtccggcatcccttaggggtgcagaatttacttctgcttttatgtgtttttgtgtcgtcaatttttcccatcctcctagtccaacccttaccatttccttttaatccttccctcttatatatcgggaaaatgatgctaaaaacaaattgatggcaaggcacaaatctccaaatatcaaggggaacgtgccatttgagccaatttgttctgattcctgattcctgataccaTGGTATTCCCTGCAGTATAAATTTTGGCGTCATGTCATGAAAAAAGgtaggtgggtaatgtcacggaCAAAACTGAAGgccgtaaatacgaataaaactgacatgtttctagcacacttccgaatatagatAATCGCTCATATAAGTTGactgtgtgatttttgcaacttttactgctgcgcagaattgtaacggtgtatTTGCACTAAAGTACGACTTATTATTGACAAACTTATTCtactttaaaattaaattatacgTAACAAATGAGAGTgaaaaatacaacaaacaatattgtagtagttttttTTGTGGATTTACAGATGCAGTAGAGAAAagcttcgcataattcttttgaaaaattttcatggtTCTAAACTGAAATAAGCTAAACTAAGCTAAACTAAGCTAAACTAAGCTAAACTGAATTCAGTAGTTAAATTATGAAGCAGAgttcaggaattaaattctggttcagaagtcagttcaaAAATTTAAGGTTTAGGATTCAGATCTAACATATAGTTACAGATTCCCTATCTAAAATTTATATCCAGAATTTTGTTatggaattctgaagttgaaatcataaattcagtttcaaaatctagtaaagaaaccagttccagaattaggattcagttccagagtcataaATTTAATTTCTAAACCTGTAGTCTCCCAACTAATGAAAAGTTCGGATAGAAGGAACTGATTTGACTTCAGTAGCTTATGAGGTTCATGAATAGCATTCTAAACAGCTCGTTTTTAATGTAATTATCCGTTCGTAAAAGTTCGCGCGACGTTACTAAACAAACTTCTGTGCAGTTTCTAGAATACAATGTTCAGCTTTCATGCaacgagaaagttcacgcggaacatgttctgtactttcatgtGCTcgaaagttccgcgtgtactttgaagcagcaagaaagtggatgtTTTAAGTTCTGGTCAAAAGAAGGATGAATGATTTAATTATGCTCAGGATTGTTAAGGCAAAGTTATGAAAATTGAAGGAAACTTGCTTATTCTGTAAACGAATCAGTAATATTAAAGGAAAGTAGTTTCTTTTAATGATTTTTGAACACATAACACTCGAAAACTATGGAAAGGTTAaccacaaaaaataatatttaaattcAGAATATCAGATTGCTAAGACACACATCATCATAGATAGTCTATACAAACACTGCATAAAAGTCCGAAAATCAAAAAATACTTTAAATGCAACATTTCTGATATTGCTTTCTGAAACAGCACAAACCAGCAAAGATCAGAACGTATAAAAATAGATTTGGAAATATGATTTTCTTTTGTTCTGAGCTCTCCTCATTGAGCTGAATATTGAAACCAAACAGATTCGTTACGGAATGGAAATCTCGTTGAACAGAGATAACCGAGAGTCACTAGGAGATAAGAAAGGAACCAGTGACAGATTCCAGACACTTTAAATGCACTCGGAATCAGTCATGCCACCCACAGTCGAGCTCAGATCATGTGCAGCCTCACAGTATTGAAGTTGGAAAGGTGTCTTTTCGATTGTAGATACTTCGGAATTGATCGTAATACAGCCTCCACAATTGTCAGCAGGATCAGAAGATCGATCAAAAGTCTCAATGAGGCGGCCATGTTTATCGCCCATCTTATCCATGAAAGTAGTGGCTTTCAGCATCGGGAAGCGATGAGTCGCGGTAGAGGCCAGCCCTACGGTAGGTACTACGGTCGAGGATACATTATGTTGACCTGGGAAGATAACTACCGCGCAGCGTCCAGGGATATGTTCCACGATGACAGGCTGGTACAGAATCCGGATCTAGTGTCCGCAAGCACGAGCCTCAGCATGGATGTATCTATTTGGTACTGGATGACGAGAGTACGTCCGGAAGCGGCACCGTTCAATAATTTCTATCTAACAACCAAAGCTATCAAAGGAGTACTGGAGGGAAACGCGGGTAATCCGGCTGCTAGAAGACGTTTCGATCTGTATCGTAGAGTAGCCCTAGAATTCGGGCTTTATAATCTTGCTCGCGAGGGTTAAACTATTGAGTGTTGTAACTACGTCGAAAATGTGACTGGAGTTTTGGCAAtggaataaatatgtgatatggaaAGACGAAACTAAATGAACAAGAAAGAAAATTGCCCACATATTTCCAACACAAGATTTTCGAATAGAAATTCTACTGCTATGTAGTGATGGTGAAGATGAACTTTTGCGTTGAATCAGTCTTCTGATTGCCCACATATTTCTCAACTATTTTTTATAGCAACTATgcatcatatttttttatatcgtttatttatacccggctttaacctagttgtGATCGTTCGTCGGCgctgatcagggtcatttcgccgaaagccatttcgccgaaagtcatttcgccgaatgggtcccttcgccgaatgccatttcgccgaaagacatttcgccgaaagggtcatttcgccgaatcctgaaatcgtcctgaaatcgtaattggaattgattcaaattaaagacaaacgaaagatgatcgcgttaacgcccgttttgttaacctaccattgtacttcttgaataatgattgattgttgtactcttgaataaagattgattcatgaacctcagaaagtagttcccaagcaaacttgttgactattagctagtaagcagcaaagcaattgcataggtgtatctactaggcaaatgtaggtggtattttccgtttaataagtaaaaagtaaaaaatactaatgcggctacgccacatcgttttggtttatgtgctgtccgacctcgctaccgctcgttcggacctaactaaagcaaacaaacctagctttgaatagaccggtcaaacgaggcggttacaggtttgtatgcaagaggccgtcgcttccgacggcgggtcagcGGCCGACTGAGCTggcgtcgcacagtggttcgaatcaataaaaacgtggacataaatcagtagctgccaaaccgttcttttaatgcatatagttgctttgaagaaattatttacaaatatataccgcgtaatttgatcctatcattaattgttcatggcctactttgacaaaaaatgtaaccagaacttttttttctgaagagatagaaattttttttcttctacaaagttttagaactattaaacataatttactttgtcgaatataccaaaagtctaggtcgcactgtttcggatatacaaagcgtttttatggcaacccccttaaaatcagttttttattcataaattgtttcgagttattttgttatgcatactttgtttggaacaattgtagaatttataaaatcgcatatttttgttgaaggtagtgcataggtttgttcattcctggcaaagttgtgcaacattttactttttttttacctaggataaaaccatgcaccgaagcgaaatatgcaactttatgcagctgatttttacaaaatttgtaggaaaagatgtgcccaatatcataaaaaaaatctaagtggaactcggtggaacttttttttaggtcttttcaaagttagttttcattactgaattatggcaacccccttaaaactagttttctagtcataacttgtttcgagttattttttatgcatacttcgtttggaataattgtagaaaatataaaatttcataattttgtagaagctaatgcataagtttattcttttctggaaaatttatgcataattttacttcttacctagaaaaccttgtgccaaagcgaaatatgcaacttaatgcagcaaacttttataatacttataggagaacatgtaccttattaaatttattttccaataagaatatcttgagtaatattcgtgtgactcattttcactatggccatgctgaaaccatgaatggttaagaaacagagggcgcacagtggtccaaaactggaaaaaagacggtcacaagtctgtacagactttcactgatttttaagagctaacgtgtcttcgaagaagttttacaaaattatataacgcttcttttgaaagtagcaccgatttcgaaaaaaaaaatttgtttttgacgaaaaaatttttctttctatctcatttcaaagaaaaaaacatttcaagtatttttgctgaagatatgaataatgcaaaaaaaaaatattttttaagatattcgctttattttaaaaacagtttttttggatttacctacgtagaatttatctctattacctaagtatctactacaaagttagcatttaaatgagtaacttttcccaatacttttcacaacctaatcaatctactaggtagttaatgttacctaataaatcattacaatatgtcacttagtcgcattgcattcgatcaatcagtatcagtcacgctatcgtccgagttttccgtatcgctaatttcttgttctgttttaagttctagcatatcaatggcttccagtgacaatttctttccagttttgataggtttgtaataaatattcgaaatcagtgggtcagacgctactaggagtctacaaaaaacatctgtcatcgttttttacgactgtttttcctcgtgcccaagtttggattttttttatttgtttataattttttaacttttttcattcaataaactataaaggttgttttatggaatcacttATTTGAAGCCaaagaaaaaaccgtacattcatgccttggacgaatttttgtatctttgttatattttacaggctgttgaaaaaaggctttgtgtgaaaaaccccatggattattactatacatgctatgcatgtatgcaaatatatgaaagatatttctatcctatttccgactaccagtctggacgcgcgtaaacacgcataaacaagttcaaaattgttgcgatttttattttgttacttttcataattgacaatattagaataaatctaagtgaaactagatgcaattttaggcctttttaaatttagttttaattattgaaaattcgaaaaattatcaaaacttcaacacatatttaaaaaatggaaaaatgttttctagacaaaatatgataaagtattgttaaagtcaggcgcgtacacaggggggggttttaggggttcaaacccccccccccgaaacaaaaaattataaccgatgggaaacattgtgatataaattgtacatgtgttgatttatcaccatgttctaaaaccccccccgaaaattttctctggctacgcgcctggttaaagtacaaacctttacgaagagattccatgtataaacgtgtaaataaattgagttatcgcgaagcaacacgatttttaagacgagatgttgatcgggcgacgctcactgcaaaagtgagttacagaaatagcagacgcgtgacgccctctgtttcttaaccattcatggtttcagcatgaccatagtgaaaatgagtcacacgaagagtactcaagatattctcattggaaaataaattggataaggtacatgttctcctataagtattattaaagtttgctgtattaagttgcatatttcgcttcggcacaaggtttcctaggtataagaaggtaaaattatgcataaattttccagaaaagaataaacttatgcattagcttctacaaaattatgaaattttatattttctacaattattccaaatgaagtatgcataaaaaaataacacgaaacaagttatgactagaaaactagttttaagggggttgccataattcagtaattaaaactaactttgaaaagacctaaaaaaaagttccaccgagttccacttagattttttttatgatattaggcacatcttttcctacaaattttgtaaaaatcagctgcataaagttgcatatttcgcttcggtgcaaggttttatcctaggtaaaaaaaggtaatatgttgcataactttgccaggaaacaagaaacctatgcactatcttcaacaaaaattatttttataaattctacaattattctaaacaaagtatgcataacaaaataactcgaaacaatttatgaataaaaaactgattttaagggggttgccataaaaacgctttgtatatccgaaacggtgcgacctagacttttggtatattcgaCAAAGTaaactatttttaatagttttaaaactttgtagaagaaaaaaaatttctatctcttcagaaaaaaaagttatggtcacattttttctcaaagtaggccatgaacaattaatgataggattaaATTACGCggaatatatttgtaaataatttcttcaaagcaactatatgcattaaaagaacggtttggcagctactgatttatgtccacgtttttattgattcgaaccactgtgcgacctGGAAATTTTTGGATCTACCGaaatttatttcatatattagctCAATCACGAAAATGTTATTTGAATCACAAAAGAGAGGCATTATAAAGAAGCAATGCCTTCGTATTACATTCCTAGAAATTTTGTTTAATTGTATCGTCTTTTTTTAAACTTATGACTAATATGTTACATTGTTTTATGTTTCCGATACAACAAATCACCAAACATGTTTTGACACTTTCCAAAAGTGAAAGTGTCAGAAGTGTGGAAAAGCATGcccgttttatttgtattcacgtcatccagttatgtctctgacattacccacccgtattTTTGCAAGTGTAGAtgatttggttttattttatcattaaaatgactttccaaaagaaactttgagaaaaaaaaaattctgaaagctGTTGTGAAATGAAActtttgcaattttttcaacaaaatcgtgacatttttaacaaataaactGATGTGAATGAAACTTCCACAGATCGCAGATAATACTACAAACTTAACGCTGTTGCATAAAAGTaaagaaaaaacaaatttttcttaatttttttatacaagttctgaaatttattgaaaaaaaaatcgggaaaaGGACCATGCTACCATTAAACATCGAAGCATTTCAATCCGTTGCAAAACACGGGTGCTATACTTCTCAATTGTATG
This genomic window contains:
- the LOC131428624 gene encoding uncharacterized protein LOC131428624, translating into MFIAHLIHESSGFQHREAMSRGRGQPYGRYYGRGYIMLTWEDNYRAASRDMFHDDRLVQNPDLVSASTSLSMDVSIWYWMTRVRPEAAPFNNFYLTTKAIKGVLEGNAGNPAARRRFDLYRRVALEFGLYNLAREG